In the genome of Streptomyces fagopyri, the window GCTGCGCCGCAGGGAGTCCAGCCCGCGGTGGTAACCCGTACGGGCGTACGCGTACGACTCGACGACGCTGCCCCGCTCGTACGCCTCGTCGGCCAGCTGCGCCCAGGCGAGGGAGGAGGTCGGGTACTTGGCGGCGACGTCGGCGGACGGCGTGCCGTTCGCCAGGAGCTCGCGGGGCTCCGGGTCGTCGGGCAGGTGGGTCGGGGGCGGTCCCCCGAGGAGGTTCTCGTGAATCGTCATGGGTTCCAGTCTGCTGCATCGCCGGTGCCCGGTGACGTCCGCCCGCCCCCTCCGGAGCAACTGGTTCCGCGGGAGCCGCCGGACCGCCCGCGCCGGCTCAGGACGGAAGCTTTCCCGGCGCCGCCACGCGCTGGGGCTCCAGCGGCGGCGTCGTCACACAGCCATGCGTACGGCACTGGGGGCGGCGGCAGTCGGGGGCCGGCCTGCGGACGGTCGCGAAGGCCAGTACCGCCCCCACGACGAGCACGCCCGCGCACAGCGGCATCGCGCGCCGGAACGCGGAGTCGAAGGCGTCCGCCGAGCGGTAGGCCTCCGGGCCCATGCCCACCAGCACCGGCAGCGCCG includes:
- a CDS encoding DUF3151 domain-containing protein, which gives rise to MTIHENLLGGPPPTHLPDDPEPRELLANGTPSADVAAKYPTSSLAWAQLADEAYERGSVVESYAYARTGYHRGLDSLRRSGWKGHGPVPWEHEPNRGFLRALHALARAAQAIGEQEEYERCSQFLKDSSPAAAKTLG